From a region of the Terriglobia bacterium genome:
- a CDS encoding hydrogenase 4 subunit F: protein MTLTLLLLIPLLGAAVVMACKQRRPAVAVALATGALELAAIGNAVWKIHVSGSLQTGRYLRADGLTSFFLINIGLIFALVLAYSVGYMRHIPEGRFSSPRWFYALVLVFLFTMVAVYLSANLGMLWIFVEGTTLASALLVGFYNTEGAVEAGWKYLIVCTVGIAFALFGTIALYLAAVRGGVSPETALDWAALMAAAPKLRAVPDLMKLAFVFVAVGYGTKVGFVPMHSWLPDAHAEAPSPISALLSAVLLNCAMYAVLRFDAIVSRAIGSGFSHTLLLVFGGMSITVAAFLMIVQRDLKRLLAYSSIEHMGIVAIGVGIGGAVGIFAALLHAFNHSIAKSLLFFGAGNVRENYGTLHIERIRGMANSLPWTSGAMIVGGLAIVGLPPFGLFVSEFMILTQAFATAHYFIAVLLLAVLSVVFGALLYHFQHMLGGEKEQPPTKVSFVASDFAAMSICAMCLVVLGVRIPAAFNVVLNGAMAVLR, encoded by the coding sequence ATGACATTAACCCTTCTACTTCTGATCCCGCTGCTCGGCGCCGCTGTCGTCATGGCCTGCAAGCAGCGGCGTCCTGCCGTAGCGGTCGCGCTGGCGACCGGCGCGCTCGAACTGGCGGCCATCGGCAACGCCGTGTGGAAGATCCACGTGAGCGGGTCGCTGCAGACCGGCCGTTACCTGCGCGCCGACGGTCTCACCTCGTTCTTCCTGATCAACATCGGCCTGATCTTCGCGTTGGTGCTGGCGTATTCGGTCGGATACATGCGCCACATCCCGGAAGGCCGGTTCTCCTCGCCGCGCTGGTTTTATGCACTGGTGCTCGTGTTCCTGTTCACGATGGTCGCGGTCTACCTCTCGGCGAATCTTGGGATGCTGTGGATCTTCGTGGAAGGGACCACGCTGGCCTCGGCCCTGCTGGTCGGCTTCTACAACACCGAGGGCGCGGTCGAAGCCGGTTGGAAATACCTGATCGTATGCACCGTGGGCATCGCGTTTGCCTTGTTCGGCACTATCGCCCTGTACCTGGCGGCAGTGCGCGGAGGCGTGAGCCCGGAGACGGCGCTCGATTGGGCGGCGCTGATGGCGGCCGCTCCGAAGCTCCGCGCCGTGCCGGATCTAATGAAACTGGCGTTCGTGTTCGTCGCGGTGGGCTACGGGACCAAGGTCGGCTTCGTGCCCATGCATAGCTGGCTGCCGGACGCGCACGCGGAAGCGCCGTCGCCCATCAGCGCGCTGCTTTCTGCGGTGCTCCTGAACTGCGCCATGTACGCGGTGTTGCGGTTCGATGCGATCGTATCGCGCGCCATCGGGAGCGGCTTCAGCCACACGCTGCTGCTGGTGTTCGGCGGGATGTCGATCACCGTCGCCGCATTCCTGATGATCGTGCAGCGCGACCTCAAGCGCCTGCTGGCCTACAGCAGCATCGAGCACATGGGCATCGTCGCCATCGGCGTGGGCATCGGCGGGGCCGTCGGCATCTTCGCTGCACTACTCCATGCCTTCAACCATTCGATCGCTAAGTCACTGCTGTTCTTCGGTGCTGGCAATGTACGCGAGAACTACGGGACCCTGCACATCGAGCGCATCCGTGGCATGGCCAACTCGCTGCCTTGGACCAGCGGCGCCATGATCGTCGGCGGCCTGGCCATCGTCGGACTGCCGCCCTTCGGATTATTTGTCAGCGAATTCATGATCCTGACGCAGGCGTTCGCCACGGCGCACTATTTCATTGCGGTCCTGCTGCTTGCCGTGCTGTCTGTGGTTTTCGGCGCGCTGCTCTATCACTTCCAGCACATGCTAGGCGGCGAGAAAGAGCAGCCACCGACGAAGGTGAGCTTCGTGGCTTCTGATTTTGCGGCCATGTCGATCTGCGCGATGTGCCTGGTGGTGCTCGGCGTCCGCATCCCAGCAGCTTTCAACGTCGTGCTGAACGGAGCCATGGCGGTGTTGCGATGA
- a CDS encoding hydrogenase — MGLVELAATKTLASSAVLLFITVLLMASAKRISTCIVLFGAQCAVLTSQILALAFVHKSPEAYVIAGMVFVVKVLAIPYALFRIVERLNAPRDVASSTTPAQSVFIAAGLILLSFFAVQPYVHTLGVDEDMLAAAVALVLTGMLLMVSRKKALMQVVGLLVLENGIFLAALTTTFGMPLVIEIGIFFDLLMGVFLMGLFVFRIRDTFEHLDVSKLRKLRG; from the coding sequence ATGGGACTGGTTGAACTTGCGGCGACGAAAACGCTGGCGTCTTCCGCCGTGCTGCTGTTCATCACCGTGCTGCTGATGGCGTCGGCCAAGCGGATCTCCACCTGCATCGTCCTTTTCGGGGCGCAGTGCGCGGTGCTGACGTCGCAGATCCTGGCGCTGGCATTCGTTCACAAGTCGCCCGAGGCGTACGTGATTGCCGGTATGGTCTTCGTGGTGAAGGTGCTCGCTATTCCCTATGCGCTGTTCCGGATCGTGGAGCGGCTGAATGCGCCGCGAGACGTGGCGTCCTCGACCACCCCGGCGCAGTCCGTGTTCATCGCCGCCGGTTTGATCCTGCTTTCGTTCTTCGCGGTACAACCGTACGTACATACGCTGGGCGTGGATGAGGACATGCTCGCCGCCGCCGTGGCGCTGGTCTTGACCGGGATGCTGCTCATGGTCAGCCGCAAGAAGGCGCTGATGCAGGTGGTCGGACTTCTGGTGCTGGAGAACGGCATCTTCCTGGCCGCCCTGACCACTACGTTCGGCATGCCGCTGGTGATCGAGATCGGGATCTTCTTCGACCTGCTGATGGGAGTGTTCTTGATGGGGCTGTTCGTATTCCGTATCCGCGACACTTTTGAGCACCTCGACGTCTCCAAACTGCGGAAGCTGAGGGGATAA
- a CDS encoding NADH-quinone oxidoreductase subunit H, with product MMLVNILQAALLILIAPLLRGVIAVVKARIQNRRGASVFRPYSDLLKLLRKEDLVPDTASALFRVAPVVLFAVTVVCAAFVPVVYGSALLGTNGDFILLVYLFALGRFFLVLGAMDGGSSFGGMGASREALVSTLAEAPLLLGLAAVAIQARSASLASMVQWTLRQEFFQLSAVHALAFAALALVAIAETGRIPVDNPTTHLELTMIHEAMVLEYSGPSLALIEWASAIKLSVIAGLLIALFLPPGMAMTVTASTLAIALLAFLLKLLLLAVAVAVVESSVAKLRMYMVPDFLGVASALAILAVVFTALMR from the coding sequence ATGATGCTGGTGAACATCCTGCAAGCTGCGCTGCTGATCCTCATCGCGCCACTGTTGCGTGGCGTCATCGCGGTGGTGAAAGCCCGCATCCAGAACCGGCGCGGCGCCAGCGTGTTTCGGCCGTATTCCGACCTGCTGAAGCTCTTGCGCAAGGAAGACCTGGTCCCCGACACGGCTTCAGCGCTGTTCCGCGTCGCTCCCGTCGTTTTGTTCGCGGTCACGGTGGTCTGCGCCGCATTCGTTCCGGTGGTGTACGGCTCCGCGCTGCTGGGCACGAATGGCGACTTCATCCTGCTGGTCTATCTCTTCGCGCTCGGCCGGTTCTTCCTGGTGCTGGGAGCGATGGACGGCGGCAGCTCGTTCGGCGGGATGGGCGCGAGCCGCGAAGCCCTGGTTTCGACGCTGGCCGAGGCGCCCCTGCTGCTCGGGTTGGCGGCCGTTGCGATCCAGGCGCGGTCGGCGAGCCTCGCGTCGATGGTGCAGTGGACGCTCCGGCAGGAGTTCTTCCAGCTCTCGGCGGTGCATGCGCTGGCCTTCGCCGCGCTGGCGCTGGTGGCGATCGCGGAGACCGGCCGCATCCCGGTGGACAATCCCACCACCCACCTGGAGCTCACCATGATCCACGAGGCCATGGTGCTGGAATATTCCGGGCCGAGTCTGGCGCTGATCGAGTGGGCGAGCGCCATCAAGCTCAGCGTCATCGCGGGGCTGTTGATCGCGCTGTTCCTGCCGCCAGGAATGGCGATGACGGTGACCGCATCGACGCTGGCCATAGCTCTACTCGCGTTCCTGCTGAAGCTGCTGCTGCTGGCGGTGGCGGTAGCAGTGGTGGAGAGCAGCGTGGCCAAGCTGCGCATGTACATGGTGCCGGACTTCCTTGGTGTCGCATCGGCGCTGGCGATCCTGGCGGTGGTGTTCACCGCCCTGATGAGGTGA
- a CDS encoding hydrogenase 4 subunit B translates to MLFSLGVGASVAAAGFWRGEGLAINLSGGAPLPFTLTVDRLSAFFLLMICAVSVPVTLFSMSYVERHYEGRKRTLLWALLPLFLGSMVLVVTASTAFAFLFGWELMTLFSAGLILIEGDAGERRHSVFIYLLMMHAGAAAVVGAFFMFLPRATGLDFASMRAAAGLMTQGVRTAIFVLAFVGFGTKAGIIPLHLWLPRAHPIAPSPVSALMSGVMLKTAVYGFVRFGFDFLGAGPAWWGYVVLAAGALSGVLGVLYAISEHDLKRLLAYHSVENIGIIYLGLGTSLVFISQGASGWAVLALVAALLHTLNHALFKSALFLGAGAILHATHTLDIEELGGLLKRMRVTGVAFLVACCSIVGLPLFNGFISEWLTFRSFLAGSTLANVRAAIVLPLMAGVLALIGGLAAACFAKVFGVAFLGRPRSSEAEHAHEVPLPMTAAMLLLSAACVVIGIAPAIFLRPLGAAVQSFVPGGILPDEAFSIARVIPWVAVAVMAVTALAGAIRRATRITPTWACGMPGLDSRMQYTSTAFSKPLRRVFARVYRPERTVEVAPAEGTYFPTAISYRSVRTTSFERMLYRPGVDAIVAAAYRLRRLQTGNIQIYLLYIFLALVALLVFTRFA, encoded by the coding sequence ATGCTGTTTTCGCTCGGTGTGGGCGCCTCGGTTGCCGCGGCCGGCTTCTGGCGAGGTGAAGGGCTCGCAATCAATCTGTCGGGTGGGGCTCCGCTGCCGTTCACGCTGACCGTGGACCGGCTCAGCGCATTCTTCCTGCTCATGATCTGCGCGGTGAGCGTGCCGGTCACGCTGTTCTCGATGTCCTACGTCGAGCGTCACTACGAGGGCAGGAAGCGCACATTGCTTTGGGCGCTGCTGCCGTTGTTCCTCGGATCGATGGTGCTGGTGGTCACCGCTTCCACCGCGTTCGCTTTCCTGTTCGGCTGGGAGCTGATGACGCTGTTCTCGGCCGGACTGATCCTGATCGAGGGCGATGCCGGCGAACGGCGGCACAGCGTCTTCATCTACCTTCTTATGATGCATGCGGGCGCAGCCGCCGTGGTCGGCGCCTTCTTCATGTTCCTGCCGCGCGCGACCGGTCTGGACTTCGCGTCCATGCGCGCCGCCGCCGGGCTGATGACGCAGGGGGTACGGACAGCGATTTTCGTTCTGGCCTTCGTCGGATTTGGAACCAAGGCCGGCATTATCCCCCTGCACCTCTGGCTGCCGCGGGCGCACCCGATCGCGCCCAGCCCGGTGTCGGCGCTGATGTCGGGCGTGATGCTCAAGACGGCCGTTTACGGCTTCGTTCGTTTCGGTTTTGATTTCCTCGGCGCTGGACCAGCCTGGTGGGGATATGTGGTGTTGGCGGCGGGCGCGCTGTCCGGCGTGCTCGGCGTGCTGTACGCCATCAGCGAGCACGATCTGAAACGGCTGCTCGCGTATCACAGCGTGGAAAACATCGGCATCATCTATCTCGGGTTGGGCACATCGTTGGTATTCATCTCGCAGGGCGCCTCAGGGTGGGCCGTGCTGGCGCTGGTCGCGGCGCTGCTGCATACGCTGAACCACGCGCTGTTCAAGAGCGCATTATTTCTGGGCGCCGGGGCGATCTTGCACGCGACCCACACCCTCGACATCGAGGAACTCGGCGGCCTGCTCAAGCGCATGCGGGTGACGGGAGTAGCGTTCCTGGTCGCGTGTTGCTCGATCGTGGGGCTCCCGCTGTTCAACGGCTTCATCAGCGAATGGCTGACCTTCCGCAGTTTTCTCGCCGGATCCACTCTCGCCAATGTGCGCGCCGCCATCGTTCTGCCACTGATGGCGGGCGTGCTGGCGCTGATCGGCGGATTGGCAGCCGCTTGCTTCGCGAAAGTGTTCGGGGTGGCGTTCCTCGGGAGGCCACGCAGCTCTGAGGCTGAGCACGCGCATGAGGTTCCGTTGCCGATGACGGCGGCCATGCTGTTGCTCTCAGCCGCCTGCGTGGTGATCGGCATCGCGCCGGCGATATTCTTGCGGCCTCTTGGTGCGGCGGTGCAGTCATTCGTCCCCGGCGGCATTCTGCCGGATGAGGCATTTTCGATCGCGCGGGTGATCCCGTGGGTGGCAGTCGCCGTGATGGCGGTCACCGCGCTGGCCGGCGCGATCCGGCGTGCGACGAGGATCACGCCCACGTGGGCCTGCGGCATGCCGGGTCTTGACAGCCGCATGCAGTACACCTCCACGGCGTTCTCCAAGCCGCTGCGTAGAGTCTTCGCGCGCGTGTACCGGCCGGAGCGGACGGTAGAAGTCGCGCCCGCCGAGGGCACATATTTCCCGACCGCGATCTCGTACCGCTCGGTGCGGACGACCTCATTCGAACGCATGCTCTACCGTCCCGGGGTGGACGCGATCGTCGCTGCGGCCTACCGCCTCCGCCGGTTACAGACCGGCAATATCCAGATCTACCTGCTCTACATCTTCCTGGCGCTGGTGGCGCTGCTGGTGTTCACGAGGTTCGCATGA
- a CDS encoding metalloregulator ArsR/SmtB family transcription factor, which translates to MPQLSQFTAEFFKALAHPLRIRILDALRAGEVGVNELCGRLQVEQSTLSQQLAVLRRGNIVTGRKEGQNVFYSVSDPAIFRLLDETRNIFNNHLVDLLAQLTPTGEK; encoded by the coding sequence ATGCCTCAGCTCTCCCAATTTACGGCGGAGTTTTTCAAGGCCCTGGCTCATCCCTTAAGAATCAGGATCTTAGACGCACTCCGCGCGGGGGAGGTGGGAGTGAACGAACTGTGCGGACGTCTCCAGGTCGAGCAGAGCACCCTGTCGCAACAGCTTGCGGTGCTGCGGAGGGGCAATATCGTCACCGGCCGCAAAGAGGGGCAGAACGTCTTTTATTCAGTGAGTGACCCTGCCATTTTCCGTCTTCTGGATGAGACGCGGAACATCTTCAACAACCATCTCGTCGACCTCCTTGCGCAATTGACGCCTACGGGTGAGAAGTGA